From the Lathyrus oleraceus cultivar Zhongwan6 chromosome 4, CAAS_Psat_ZW6_1.0, whole genome shotgun sequence genome, one window contains:
- the LOC127136530 gene encoding uncharacterized protein LOC127136530, whose protein sequence is MTTHNIQFQEETRNNKKNTTASIKNLEVQMGQIAQQLASSSQVQGALPSATVTNPREHNNVSVVTTRSDKSHEVLEETTKDEDQLIEVDLEIKENEVVREELVAPKQVVKEKVVEPKPVIKIPFPTRNKKKGQHEKKFEKFLELFKKLKINIPLLEALEQMPTYAKFMKDIISKRCTIDTNPIILIETCSAILQGMEIPTKKKDRGVVTIPCTIRDRSFKKALIDLGASVILMPLSIYKKLGIGAVQDTRMALQFADHSVKKPYDIVEDVLVKIYKFVFLVDFVILEMPEDEDIPLILGRPFLETGRCVINIEEGTITFKVYDEELKIDVRNTTKYKDNIGTSHTIEVMDQVITYDSPLNAPQLPLERVLSLSIFYGDKEVENGESEVLAMIDAQPHWKGSRPHRWEDL, encoded by the coding sequence ATGACAACTCATAATATTCAATTCCAAGAAGAAACCAGAAACAATAAGAAAAACACTACcgcatccataaaaaatcttgaagttcagatgGGTCAAATAGCACAACAATTAGCCTCGAGTTCTCAAGTACAAGGTGCTCTACCTAGTGCAACTGTGACAAATcctagagagcataataatgttAGTGTTGTGACAACGAGAAGTGATAAATCTCATGAAGTCCTTGAGGAGACAACTAAAGATGAAGATCAATTAATCGAAGTGGATCTTGAGATCAAGGAAAATGAAGTTGTGAGGGAAGAATTGGTTGCACCGAAACAAGTGGTGAAAGAAAAAGTCGTTGAACCAAAGCCAGTCATTAAGATTCCCTTTCCCACCAGAAACAAGAAAAAGGGGCAACATGAGAAAAAATTTGAGAAGTTCCTAGAGTTATTCAAGAAGCTAAAAATCAACATTCCGCTTTTGGAAgcacttgaacaaatgcctacctatgccaagttcatgaaggacatcaTTTCTAAGAGGTGTACCATTGACACCAACCCGATTATTCTAATCGAAACATGTAGTGCTATTTTACAGGGTATGGAGATCCCAACGAAGAAGAAAGATCGAGGAGTTGTCACTATTCCTTGCACCATCAGAGATAGGTCATTCAAAAAAGCTCTTATTGATCTAGGAGCCAGTGTGATTCTCATGCCGTTGTCCATTTACAAGAAACTGGGTATAGGGGCAGTGCAAGATACCAGGATGGCACTTCAATTCGCAGATCATTCGGTTAAGAAACCTTATGATATTGTTGAAGATGTTTTAGTGAAAATTTACAAGTTTGTATTCCTGGTGGATTTCGTGATTCTAGAAATGCCCGAGGATGAAGATATTCCTCTCATTCTTGGGAGACCCTTTTTAGAGACTGGAAGATGCGTGATCAACATAGAGGAAGGTACTATAACTTTTAAGGTTTATGATGAGGAATTAAAAATTGATGTTCGAAACACCACAAAATACAAAGACAATATTGGCACCAGTCATACAATAGAAGTTATGGATCAAGTGATTACTTATGATAGTCCTTTGAATGCACCACAGTTACCTCTAGAAAGAGTGTTGAGTTTGTCCATTTTTTATGGTGATAAAGAAGTGGAAAATGGGGAATCCGAAGTGCTGGCCATGATAGATGCACAACCCCATTGGAAAGGATCTcgaccacaccggtgggaagatttaTGA